In a single window of the Alosa sapidissima isolate fAloSap1 chromosome 18, fAloSap1.pri, whole genome shotgun sequence genome:
- the LOC121689825 gene encoding uncharacterized protein LOC121689825 produces MDRLWGLLLLCSLSTACGSLVRDKITQGPSFISAEAGDVLHLMCVFSSQEMNTGILWMKQSVGEEPVPIASHYPPNTNFYNDFDESGRFKPEGGANSFNLTISQTQTTDSATYYCGSVYYAEVTFGKGTVVFVKGGNVTLTCSVHSGSCAEEPGVFWFRPASGDSRPGVGYSSGDNSCVYQLSRRNLSRDDAHTHYCAVAACGRIVFGNGTRVHVQDESWEPIPQLLVVSSLVTVLLMSLMVNVGFCVRARRSASQSGVSLCVTCNSVISAPGSSSAGRGQWEEGGVSYATVQLTAVQRDAQRRQNNTHTHGQHSTPYSTTRTERPTQNHTEHRTETTPYSTTRHTQNHTHTHRTNCTPYSATRTGKHTQNHTYAYPHTQNPLYTPIQHQTRK; encoded by the exons atggACAGGCTATGGGGATTGCTGCTATTGTGTTCTCTCTCTACTGCGT GTGGATCTCTGGTCAGAGATAAGATCACACAGGGTCCCTCCTTCATCTCTGCAGAGGCCGGCGATGTCCTTCATCTTATGTGTGTCTTCTCTTCTCAAGAAATGAACACTGGTATTCTGTGGATGAAACAGTCTGTTGGAGAGGAGCCTGTGCCCATCGCCTCACATTACCCTCCAAATACTAATTTCTACAATGATTTTGACGAGAGCGGCCGCTTTAAACCAGAAGGTGGAGCGAACAGCTTTAATCTGACAATTTCCCAAACACAGACTACAGACTCAGCTACCTACTACTGTGGATCTGTTTATTATGCTGAGGTGACTTTTGGGAAAGGAACGGTTGTATTTGTCAAAG GCGGTAACGTGACGCTGACCTGCTCTGTCCACTCTGGGAGCTGTGCGGAGGAGCCCGGTGTGTTCTGGTTCCGACCCGCCTCAGGAGACTCACGTCCAGGAGTGGGTTACAGCAGTGGAgacaacag CTGTGTGTACCAGTTGTCCAGGAGGAACCTAAGTCGtgatgacgcacacacacactactgcgcCGTCGCTGCCTGCGGACGCATAGTGTTTGGGAACGGGACACGGGTGCACGTTCAAG ATGAGTCCTGGGAGCCAATCCCGCAGCTCCTCGTTGTGTCATCGCTGGTCACAGTGCTGCTGATGAGTCTGATGGTGAATGTGGGCTTCTGTGTGAGGGCGAGGCGGTCAGCCAGCCAATCAG gtgtgtctctgtgtgtcaccTGTAATTCTGTCATCTCAGCACCTGGGAGCTCTTCAGCAGGTAGAGGACAG TGGGAGGAGGGTGGTGTGAGCTATGCCACAGTGCAGCTGACTGCGGTTCAGAGAGACGCACAGCGGaggcaaaacaacacacacacacacggacaacaCTCTACTCCGTATTCCACCACCAGGACTGAAAGACCCACACAGAATCATACGGAACACAGGACCGAGACCACTCCGTATTCtaccaccagacacacacagaaccacacacacacacacagaaccaacTGTACTCCATACTCTGCTACTAGAacgggaaaacacacacaaaaccacacatacgcatacccacacacacagaacccccTCTACACTCCAATTCAGCACCAGACCAGGAAGTGA